Proteins encoded within one genomic window of Candidatus Syntrophocurvum alkaliphilum:
- a CDS encoding YlmC/YmxH family sporulation protein, whose product MRLNQLVGKEMVNIYDGMRMGTVGESDMIVDPETGKIISIILPNKGNLLTFWSDKQKLVIPWEAIKKIGKEVIVVDLDHTHMRLKNNSI is encoded by the coding sequence ATGAGATTAAATCAGTTAGTTGGAAAAGAAATGGTAAACATATATGATGGTATGAGGATGGGTACAGTTGGCGAATCAGATATGATTGTTGATCCTGAAACAGGAAAAATTATTTCAATAATATTACCTAATAAGGGCAATCTGTTAACATTTTGGAGTGATAAACAAAAGTTAGTAATACCATGGGAAGCAATAAAAAAGATAGGTAAAGAGGTTATAGTAGTTGATTTAGACCATACCCATATGCGACTTAAAAACAATTCAATATAA
- a CDS encoding B12-binding domain-containing radical SAM protein produces MRYEGNMYRPPSEARSYILQATVGCTHNRCTFCGMYKDKKFKIKSMEEIKDDIRMAGEYYGDIEKVFIADGDAIIIDTPDLIEIIELLYKNFPSLRHVGIYASPDAVLKKETSELSALKKAGLTIAYLGIETGDEELLKEIKKGVTYDEMAEAGKRLRKAGIELSVTILLGLAGRTPKAIDHAKATAKICNEINPDYIGALTIMLVPGTKMYQQMEKGEFELPGAFEILDEMRIIIENLDLKGTEFRSNHASNYLPIKGRFPEDKNEILRLIDDIIDKNDKNYLRPDYLRAL; encoded by the coding sequence ATGAGATATGAAGGAAATATGTATAGGCCACCAAGTGAAGCTAGAAGTTATATATTACAGGCTACAGTAGGTTGCACACATAATAGATGTACATTTTGCGGAATGTATAAAGATAAAAAATTTAAAATTAAAAGCATGGAAGAAATAAAAGATGATATTCGTATGGCTGGTGAATATTACGGAGATATAGAAAAAGTTTTTATAGCTGATGGTGATGCAATAATTATTGATACACCTGATTTAATAGAAATAATAGAATTGCTTTATAAAAACTTCCCTAGCTTGCGTCATGTAGGAATATATGCAAGTCCGGACGCTGTATTAAAAAAAGAAACTTCAGAATTATCTGCGCTTAAAAAAGCAGGTCTTACAATAGCTTATTTAGGCATAGAAACAGGTGATGAAGAGTTATTGAAAGAAATCAAAAAAGGTGTAACATATGATGAGATGGCAGAGGCAGGGAAAAGATTAAGAAAAGCCGGAATTGAGTTATCAGTAACAATTTTATTAGGTTTAGCTGGCAGAACACCGAAAGCTATAGACCATGCAAAAGCGACAGCAAAAATTTGTAATGAAATAAACCCTGATTATATAGGTGCTTTAACCATAATGCTAGTTCCAGGTACCAAAATGTATCAGCAGATGGAAAAAGGGGAATTTGAATTACCGGGAGCATTTGAAATTCTTGATGAAATGCGTATTATAATTGAAAATTTAGATTTAAAAGGTACAGAATTTAGAAGTAATCATGCTTCTAATTATCTGCCAATTAAAGGAAGATTTCCCGAAGATAAAAATGAAATACTTAGATTAATTGATGATATTATTGACAAAAATGATAAAAACTATTTAAGACCAGATTATTTACGTGCGCTATAA
- the dut gene encoding dUTP diphosphatase has translation MKVLIKKNHSFDLPLPKYMTNSSSGVDLYVAITEEISIKPLERVLIPTGISLSIPNGFEAQVRPRSGLALKHGLTLLNTPGTIDADYRGEIKLIVINLGDKEYILNRGERIAQLIFSKVEQVEFIEVEELDDTSRSKGGFGHTGI, from the coding sequence ATGAAAGTATTAATTAAAAAAAATCATTCGTTTGATTTACCTCTTCCTAAATACATGACAAATTCATCTTCGGGTGTTGACTTATATGTTGCTATAACTGAAGAAATTTCAATTAAGCCTTTAGAAAGAGTATTAATTCCTACAGGGATATCACTATCCATACCTAATGGTTTTGAAGCCCAAGTACGTCCTCGTAGTGGACTAGCATTAAAACACGGTTTAACCTTGTTAAATACTCCTGGAACAATTGATGCAGATTATAGAGGAGAAATAAAGCTTATTGTTATAAATTTAGGGGACAAAGAGTATATTTTAAATAGGGGAGAAAGGATTGCTCAATTAATTTTTTCCAAAGTTGAACAGGTAGAGTTTATTGAAGTTGAAGAACTAGACGATACTTCTAGATCAAAAGGTGGCTTTGGGCATACTGGTATTTAA
- a CDS encoding small, acid-soluble spore protein, alpha/beta type: MAKRGIMSEQLKYEIAKELGVDQIVSQEGGWGSVSSRDCGNIVKKAIEKAEINLANQNNQTQ; encoded by the coding sequence ATGGCAAAAAGAGGCATAATGTCTGAACAGCTTAAATATGAAATTGCTAAGGAACTAGGTGTAGATCAAATTGTTTCCCAAGAAGGTGGATGGGGCAGTGTTTCTTCCCGTGACTGCGGCAATATCGTTAAAAAAGCAATTGAAAAAGCAGAGATCAACCTCGCAAACCAGAACAACCAAACACAATAA
- a CDS encoding response regulator transcription factor, which translates to MQEDKRFPPWSVRPSINELAEEAGIDADMLIDYLGQGLSNNEIANKFGVSEKIIKNLSEHFYRYGLGSVQGGD; encoded by the coding sequence ATGCAAGAAGATAAAAGATTTCCTCCTTGGTCTGTTCGCCCATCAATTAATGAATTAGCAGAAGAAGCTGGAATTGATGCTGATATGCTTATTGATTACCTTGGTCAGGGATTATCTAATAATGAAATAGCAAATAAATTTGGAGTTAGTGAAAAAATAATAAAAAATCTTAGTGAGCATTTTTATAGGTACGGATTAGGGTCAGTACAGGGTGGAGATTAA
- a CDS encoding DUF47 domain-containing protein, which yields MRFKIFKKKDPQVFKLFIESARVVIRGGDILKNVVDDYRDLDLKMAKLTAMEHEGDRIIQDLVRKLDSSYVLPLDREDAFQVVQKLATTLDYITGIIDRMILYKAEAPNKKVKEMVDILIESLHLQEKAFNLLDNLNKNKKEILDICDTIRQLERKQDHNYRNGLADLFENEEDPVKIIKWKEVYEHIEIAQDYVEDVAELIRNICLKYS from the coding sequence GTGAGGTTTAAGATTTTCAAGAAAAAAGACCCACAAGTATTTAAATTATTTATTGAAAGTGCTCGTGTAGTTATTAGAGGTGGTGACATCCTAAAAAATGTAGTTGATGATTATAGAGATCTTGATTTAAAAATGGCTAAATTAACTGCCATGGAACATGAAGGTGATAGGATAATTCAAGATTTAGTTAGAAAATTAGATTCTAGTTATGTTCTACCTCTTGATAGGGAAGATGCATTTCAAGTTGTTCAAAAACTTGCTACTACTTTAGATTATATCACTGGTATTATTGATAGAATGATTTTATACAAGGCTGAAGCCCCTAATAAAAAGGTTAAAGAAATGGTAGATATCCTTATTGAGTCATTACACCTACAAGAAAAAGCATTTAATTTGTTAGATAATTTAAATAAAAATAAAAAAGAAATTTTAGATATATGTGATACAATTAGGCAATTAGAAAGAAAACAAGACCATAACTATAGAAATGGACTTGCTGATCTATTTGAAAATGAAGAAGACCCGGTTAAGATAATAAAATGGAAAGAAGTTTATGAACACATAGAAATAGCACAGGATTATGTAGAAGACGTAGCTGAATTAATTAGAAACATATGTTTAAAATATAGCTAG
- the eam gene encoding glutamate 2,3-aminomutase, which yields MDNRKLALERAQELKENINDYLEAQKNIETGFKMADRSAANKNKLLNFYNASEDDWNSWTWQMKNRISDVDTLKAFLNLSEDEAKELRDLSNQYRWAISPYYFSLIDFDNYRDSTIFKQAVPDIREASDDGEDDPMSESTTSPAPRITRRYPDRLIINVSNQCPMYCRHCQRRRNFGETDEHATMDQLKEAINYVKANPEIRDVLITGGDSLMLSNKVLDWLLGEVNDIEHVEIKRLGTRALVTLPQRINEELCEIIAKYPPIYISSQFNSPMEITPETQKATDMLIKAGAVLGNQAVLLKDINDDPHVMKKLNHELLKVRIRPYYIFHAKTVKGTSHFITKIETGINIMEHLRGYTSGLAIPTYIVNAPGGYGKTPLLPEYMVSTSEDDITIRTWEKRVLQYPNKTY from the coding sequence ATGGACAATAGGAAACTTGCATTAGAACGAGCTCAAGAGCTTAAAGAAAACATAAATGATTATTTAGAGGCTCAAAAAAACATTGAGACTGGTTTTAAAATGGCAGACCGTAGTGCTGCTAATAAAAACAAACTACTTAATTTTTATAATGCTAGTGAAGATGATTGGAATAGTTGGACATGGCAAATGAAAAATAGAATTTCTGATGTAGATACATTGAAAGCATTTTTAAATTTGTCAGAAGACGAAGCGAAAGAACTACGGGATTTATCAAATCAATATCGTTGGGCTATTTCACCTTATTATTTTAGCTTAATAGATTTTGATAATTATAGGGACTCTACTATATTTAAACAAGCTGTACCAGATATTAGAGAAGCAAGTGATGATGGTGAAGATGATCCAATGTCAGAAAGCACTACAAGCCCTGCACCTAGAATAACTAGAAGATATCCTGATAGGTTAATTATTAATGTTTCTAATCAATGTCCAATGTATTGCAGGCATTGTCAAAGAAGGCGAAATTTTGGTGAAACTGATGAACATGCAACTATGGATCAATTAAAAGAAGCTATAAATTATGTTAAAGCTAATCCTGAAATAAGGGATGTTTTAATTACTGGTGGAGACTCTCTTATGTTGAGTAATAAAGTGTTGGATTGGTTATTAGGTGAGGTAAATGATATTGAACATGTAGAAATTAAAAGGTTAGGTACACGTGCATTAGTTACTTTGCCACAAAGAATAAATGAGGAGCTATGTGAAATAATTGCTAAATATCCACCAATATATATAAGCTCTCAGTTTAATTCACCTATGGAAATAACACCTGAAACACAAAAAGCTACTGATATGCTCATAAAAGCAGGAGCTGTACTAGGAAATCAAGCGGTTCTTCTAAAAGATATAAATGACGATCCTCATGTAATGAAAAAATTAAATCACGAACTTTTAAAGGTAAGAATAAGGCCTTATTATATATTCCATGCTAAAACAGTAAAAGGAACATCACATTTTATTACAAAAATAGAAACTGGAATAAATATAATGGAACATTTAAGAGGTTATACATCTGGTTTAGCTATACCAACTTATATAGTAAATGCACCTGGTGGTTATGGAAAGACTCCATTATTACCTGAATATATGGTTTCAACATCAGAAGATGATATTACTATAAGAACATGGGAAAAACGAGTTTTACAATATCCAAATAAAACTTACTAA
- a CDS encoding MgtC/SapB family protein, whose translation MAVETLLFRILLASIIGFIVGIMNKKHYDTPTGIIFSLICIGACLITITSTEFYAIAGVIPWASDPARLSAQIISALGFLGTGFIWINEKKEEVKGISAAASLWLTAVLGMLIGAGLSNITVVAVFFIILIYWISSQIELWKNG comes from the coding sequence ATGGCTGTTGAAACTCTATTATTTCGTATTTTACTAGCTTCAATTATAGGTTTTATTGTGGGAATTATGAATAAAAAACATTATGATACTCCAACGGGAATTATTTTCTCACTTATCTGTATTGGAGCTTGTTTAATAACTATAACATCTACAGAATTTTATGCTATTGCTGGAGTAATACCTTGGGCTAGTGACCCAGCTCGACTTTCGGCACAGATAATATCAGCTTTAGGTTTTCTAGGAACTGGTTTTATTTGGATTAATGAAAAAAAAGAAGAAGTTAAGGGTATATCAGCTGCTGCGAGTCTTTGGTTAACCGCTGTTTTAGGTATGTTAATAGGAGCGGGTTTAAGCAATATTACAGTAGTAGCAGTGTTTTTTATAATTTTAATTTACTGGATTTCTTCTCAAATAGAATTATGGAAAAACGGTTAA
- the guaB gene encoding IMP dehydrogenase — protein sequence MTNRFNKEGLTFDDVLLLPGRSEIMPKDVNTSTYLTKNIRLNIPIMSAGMDTVTEAKMAIAIAREGGIGIIHKNTSILEQAKMVDRVKRSEHGVISDPFFLSPNHKIRDALAIMEHYHISGVPITEGSKLVGIITNRDIRFETNYDKEIKDAMTSENLITAPVGTSVEEAKGILSKSKLEKLPLVDEEFNLMGLITIKDIEKTTKYPNAAKDKKGRLLVGAAVGIAKDTLDRVKALLDAGVDVIVLDTAHGHSVGVIELTSKIKEKHPDIDVIAGNVATGEATEELIKAGADAVKVGIGPGSICTTRVVAGIGVPQITAVVDCVEVANKYNIPIIADGGIKFSGDIVKAIAAGADVVMLGNLLAGTEESPGEIVILQGRSYKIYRGMGSMEAMVEGSSDRYFQEDAKKLVPEGIEGRIPYKGNVSETIFQLMGGLRAGMGYCGVENIEKMKTVTKFIRITNAGLTESHPHDISISKEAPNYNTLL from the coding sequence ATGACAAATAGATTTAATAAAGAAGGTCTCACTTTTGATGATGTATTACTTCTTCCGGGACGTTCTGAAATAATGCCTAAAGATGTGAATACCTCAACATATTTAACCAAAAATATACGTTTGAATATTCCGATAATGAGTGCTGGGATGGATACGGTTACCGAAGCGAAAATGGCAATTGCTATTGCCCGTGAAGGTGGCATTGGCATAATTCACAAAAACACCTCAATATTGGAGCAAGCTAAGATGGTAGATAGAGTTAAACGTTCTGAACATGGCGTTATTTCTGATCCATTTTTTTTAAGTCCAAATCACAAAATTAGAGATGCCCTTGCAATCATGGAACATTATCATATTTCAGGTGTTCCCATAACAGAAGGCAGTAAGTTAGTCGGTATAATAACTAATAGGGATATAAGATTTGAAACAAACTATGATAAAGAAATAAAAGATGCAATGACTAGTGAAAACCTTATAACTGCACCAGTAGGAACTAGTGTTGAAGAAGCTAAAGGTATATTAAGTAAATCTAAATTAGAAAAATTACCATTAGTTGATGAAGAATTTAACTTAATGGGGCTAATTACTATTAAAGATATCGAAAAGACTACTAAATATCCCAATGCAGCAAAAGACAAAAAAGGTAGACTGTTAGTTGGGGCAGCAGTAGGCATAGCTAAGGATACTTTAGATAGAGTGAAAGCACTACTAGATGCTGGTGTTGATGTTATTGTTTTAGATACTGCACATGGTCACTCAGTTGGAGTTATTGAACTAACTTCAAAAATAAAAGAAAAACATCCTGATATAGATGTAATTGCAGGTAATGTAGCTACTGGTGAAGCAACAGAAGAATTAATTAAAGCAGGTGCAGATGCTGTAAAAGTTGGCATTGGACCTGGGTCTATATGCACAACTAGAGTTGTTGCTGGTATAGGAGTTCCCCAGATAACTGCAGTTGTTGATTGCGTTGAAGTTGCTAATAAATACAATATACCAATTATAGCTGATGGAGGAATCAAATTTTCTGGAGATATAGTTAAAGCTATAGCGGCTGGTGCTGATGTGGTTATGCTAGGTAACCTACTTGCAGGAACAGAAGAAAGTCCAGGGGAAATTGTAATTCTACAGGGAAGAAGCTATAAAATATACAGAGGAATGGGATCCATGGAAGCCATGGTAGAAGGTAGTAGTGATCGTTATTTCCAAGAAGATGCTAAAAAATTGGTGCCTGAAGGAATTGAAGGACGCATTCCATATAAAGGTAATGTATCAGAAACAATTTTTCAACTAATGGGTGGATTACGTGCCGGAATGGGGTATTGTGGAGTAGAGAATATTGAAAAAATGAAAACTGTAACAAAATTTATACGCATAACAAATGCAGGACTTACAGAGTCTCATCCTCATGATATTTCAATATCCAAGGAAGCTCCAAACTATAACACATTATTATAA